DNA from Acidobacteriota bacterium:
ACCGCTCGGCCGACAGGTCGAGTTGCGCCGCAATCTCGACGCCGCTGATCCCCGCGGCACTCAAGAGCACGACGCGGGCGCGACGCACGACGCCCGCCGGCGCGGACGGGCGGGCGACCAGGGCTCTCGACTGTTCCTCTTGCGTGCGACTGACCTTCACGCCAAGGGTAATATGGGCCACCGTCAGAGTAGATCAGACACTTGATGCTATGTCAGCGACGATGCACTGGTCGATTGATGCTCAGCTCCAGCGGCACCATCAGGTCCTCGCGGAGGATCTCTCCGGGGTGAACGGGCGGCAGTCGACGGTTCTTCGTCATGGTCTTCGCCGGCTGAGCCAGGCACCATCCGCTGTCAGGCGCTGGCGGCGTAGCGCCTGACCTTGATCGAGGTCTCACGTTTGCGCGTCTGGGCGATATCCCAAGCCGACTGCATGCGCATCAAGGTATCCATCTTCACGCCGAACGCCTTCTCGAGCCGTAGCGCCATGTCGCCAGACAGGTCCGAACGACCGTTCAGCAGCATCGACAGCGCCGGCCGCGACACACCGAGTACCTTCGCTGCCGCCGAAATGGTCAGTTGCAGGGGTTCGATAATTTCGGTCTTGATGAAGTCGCCGGGATGCGGCGGGGAATGCATGGGCATGACGACTCTCTTGCTCAGTGGTAGTCCTCGAAGTTCACGTCGACGACCTCGTTGCCATCGATCCGGAACGTCAGCCGCCAGTTGCGGGTGACGTGGAGGCTCCAAGTGCCTCTGCGGTCGCCCGTGAGGCGATGAGCCTTCCAGACAGGGATGTCGCGTAATTCGCTCTCGTTCCCCATTGCTTCGAGGAACGCCAGCATCTTGCGCAGCTTGTCCACCGCGTCTGGCGGCAGTCCCTTGGCGTCGTCTTGCTCGAACAGCCTCCGGATGGCCTTGTGGATGAAGTTCCGGAGTTTCACCCGTAAAGTGTGCCTTTACGGCATACGCCCGTCAAGAGAGCCACCTGTCGATGCGTCGGACGCACTTCGGCACGAGTCGTCGCCAGCTCGTGCGTTCGGCAGACATGGCCAGCTCGACGATGTGTAGTGGATCCACCGCATCGTCGCGGAAATATTCACCGGCCGTCTGTCCCGCGGGACAGACGGCCGCACGCGTTGCCGACAGAAGCGTAGCCATCACGCACACGAACGAGACGCGCGATCGCTCGCAGTCCCTGGCCCACATCCTGCATGACACAAGGCCGGAGGTGCGTGGACGAGTATCCCGCTCGCACCCGTTCGCCCGGTGGGTATGGGAGGATGAACAGGTCGTGGCGATCACATCACGCGGCGATTCGCTCGATCTGGGAGGACTACAGACTGCGGCAAGGCAATTGGCGGGAGAGCTGCGTCACGTCGCACCTCGCAGCGCGTGGTGGCAGCGTACGCGCCATCTGCATCGTCTGCTTCACGAAGAGCGCGCGCTCGAGCGGGCGTATCTCGCGATTGCCGACGACGTCCGGCGCGCCGAGTCCGTGTCGCCGGCCGCCGAGTGGCTGCTCGACAACTTCCATCTCATCGCCAACGAAGTCCGCAGCATCCGCCACGATGTGCCGCGGGGATACTACCGCCGCCTGCCGAAGGTCCGGTTCGATGACGGCCGCGTGGTGGCGCGCGTCGAGGTCATGGCCGCCGAGGTCATCCGCCACAGCGAGGGCCGCATCGACGCCGAGCGACTGCGCAATTACGTCCTCGCGTACCAGTCCGTCTCGCCGCTGACGATCGGTGAGCTGTGGGCCTGGCCGAGCCTGCTCAAGGCTGCGCTCATCTCGTATGTCAGCGAACTCGCTGACGGCATCCGTCGCGCTCGTGAAGACATCGCACGTGCGGACACGGTACTGACGCGCATCGACGCGGCCGGAGCCGTGGAGCCGCGGGAGGCACTGGATCGCGACGCCAGTTTCCCGTTCGTCGTGCGGCTGCTCCAGCGCATCCGCGAGTACGGCGCGCATGCCGTGTCGGTGCGCGTGGCGCTCGACGAATGGTTGGCCAATCGTGACATGACGGCGGAGGACGCGATTCGCGTCGAGGGCCAGCGCGAAGCCGCCGATCACGTGTCGATGGCCAACGCCATCACGAGCCTGCGATTCTGCGCCACGTACGACTGGAGCGGCTTCGTCGAGTCGGTCAGTCACGTCGAGACCATCCTTCGCCACGATCCCGTCGGCATCTACGGCCGGATGGATTTCGCGAGTCGCGATCGGTACCGGCAATCGCTGGAGGCGCTCGCTGACGGCACCGGCGAGGGGCAGATTCGCGTCGCGCGACAGACGGTCGAAGCCGCGCGGACATCAGGCGCACGCCTCGAGAACGGGCGCGGCGCGCACGTCGGCTACTACCTGATCGGCCCCGGTCGCAGCCGTCTCGAAGCGAGCCTCGACCATCGTCTGGGCTTTTGGCGTGGCGTCAAACGCCTGCTCTGCGCGTATCCCACACCCGTCTATCTCGTCCCTATCGCGCTGCTCACCGCGACGCTGGTGGCGATTGCCATCGCGTATGCGCGCGTGTACGGCGGCTCGCCGGCGATGCTGCTGGCCATCGCGCTGCTCTCGCTGATCCCGGCCAGCGACCTCGCGACAGCGGCGTACCAGCGCTTCCTCGCGAGATTGATCCGGCCCCGCCGGCTGCCGCGGCTCGATCTCGAGGGCGGCATCCCCGAGCGCGGGCGGACGATGGTCATCGTGCCGACGCTGTTTCCGAACGTCGAGGCCGTCGTGGAGATGGTCGCGCACCTGGAGGTCCTCGCCCTTGGCAATCCCGACGACCGCCTGCACTTTGCCATCCTCAGCGACTTCACCGACGCCGATCGGCAGCACCTGTCGGGAGATGTCGACATTCTCCATGCCGCTCGCGAAGGCATCCGTGAACTGAACGCCCGTCACGGCAGCACACGGGGCGATCGGTTCTATCTGTTCCATCGCGATCGGCTCTGGAACGCGCAGGAGTCGCGCTGGATGGGGTGGGAGCGCAAGCGCGGCAAGATCGAGGAGTTCAATCGCCTGCTGCGCGGCGCCACGGACACGAGCTTCCATCACGTTGTCGGCGACCGCACGCTGCTGCCGGACATCCGCTACTGCCTCACGCTCGACAGCGATACACGGTTGCCGCGTGACGCGGCCCGCGAGCTCGTCGGCATCATCCTGCACCCGCTGAACCAGCCCGAAGTGGATCCGGCGCTGCGCCGCGTGATCGAGGGCTACGGCATCCTGCAGCCGCGCGTCAGCGTCACGTTGTCGAGTGCCGCGGGGTCGTTGTTCGCGCGCGTGTACTCTGGGCACACCGGCGTCGATCCGTACACGAAGGCCGTCTCTGACGTCTACCAGGACCTGTTCGGTGAAGGAATCTATGCCGGCAAGGGCCTGTACCACGTCGATGCGTTCATGGCGACGCTCGAAGATCGCGCGCCGGAGAATGCGCTGTTGTCGCACGACCTGTTCGAGGGACTGCATGCGCGCGCGGCATTGGTCAGCGACATCGAACTTGTCGACGACTATCCCTCCACCGTACTGGCGCACGTACGCCGGCAGCGTCGCTGGGTGCGCGGCGACTGGCAGATCCTGCTCTGGTTGTTCCCGTTCGTGCCGACGGCACAGGGCATGGCCCGCAACCAACTGCCGTGGATCAGCCGCTGGAAGATCGTCGACAATCTGCGTCGCAGCCTCGTGGCGCCGGCGCTGCTCGCGCTGCTCGTCGCGGGCTGGACCGTGCTGCCGGGCCATCCCGTCATCTGGACATTGATGGCGCTCGGCGTGACAGGTGCGGCCACGCTGCTCACGCTGGCCCGCGTCGTTGTGGCGCCGCTGCATGGACATTCGGTCGGCGTATTCCTGCGCGGACTCGCAGACGACGCCAGGACCGCGGCGGTGCAGGCGCTGCTCTCGCTGATGCTGCTGCCGTTCCATGCCTGGGAAATGGTGCGCGCCATCATCCTCACGCTGGTCCGGCTGGGCATCACGCACAGGCAACTGCTCGAATGGGAGACGGCATCGAGCGTCGCGGCAGCGGCCTCGCGCGTGCACGGCACGGCGGCGCTGCGGTTGTTCATCGTCCAGATGGCGTCGAGCCCGGTCGCAGCGGTGCTCATCGCGATCGCCGTGGCAGTGTCGCCGCAACGCGGCTGGATCGCCGCCTCGCCGTTCCTGCTCGGATGGTTCGCGGCACCGTTGTTCGCGTATCTCCTCAGCCAGCCTCGCGTGCCGCGTCTCCGTGCGCTGACGGTACACGAACGCAACCAGGTGCGGCGACTGGCGCGCAGGACGTGGCACTACTTCGAGGTGCTGATCGGACCTGACGACCACTGGCTGCCGCCAGACAACTTCCAGGAGACGCCGCAGCCCACGCTGGCGCGACGCACCTCGCCGACCAACATCGGCATGGGTCTGCTTGCCACACTGTCGGCCCGCGATCTCGGCTACATCACGACACGGGAGCTCGTCGATCGCACCGGCCACATGCTCGACACCTGCGAACGCCTCGAGCGGCACGAGGGCCATCTGCTCAACTGGTACGACACGTCGACGCTCGCGCCATTGTGGCCGCGCTACGTGTCGACGGTGGACAGCGGCAACTTCGTGGCGTCGCTGATCACGATGGCGTCGGGACTCGACGAGCTCGCGGCAGGGCCTCGTGCCGACACTCGTCTGGTCGACGGGCTGATCGACACGGCAACAGTCGTACGGGACATGACGTCCGGCAGCGGCGCGTGGGCGCCCGAGGACGCCGCCGCTGTCGAGACGCTCGAGGCAACAGCGTCACGGATCCTTGCCGAACTGCGTGCGGAACGATCGGCGCCAGACGCGTTGCCGGCGCTGGCGTCCGCCGGCATGGACGACGTCGATGCCGTGCTGACGACGGCCGTGACGTCTCCGATCGTGGCGTGGGCACAGGCCCTCCGCGGCGCGCTGGAGCGCGTGCTGCACGAGACTGGTCGTTCGACATCAGGCACCGGCTGCGACGAGCGTGCGGCACTGCTGGAACTGGCCCGGCGATGCCGCACGCTCGCAGACGAGATGCACTTCGGGTTCCTCTACGACAGGACTCGTCATCTCTTCTCGATCGGCTACCGGCTTGCCGATGCTGATGGACCGGGCGTGCTCGACAACTCGTTCTACGACCTGCTGGCCTCCGAGGCGCGGCTGGCGAGCTTCATCGCCATCGCGCGCGGAGACGTCCCGCAGCGCCACTGGTTCCATCTCGGGCGCCGCGCCGTCAGCGTCGATGGCATGCCGACGCTGCTGTCGTGGAGCGCGACGATGTTCGAGTACCTGATGCCGTCGCTGTTGATGCGGTCGTTCCCGGAGACGCTGCTCGACACGACCAGCCACGGTGCCGTCGCCCGTCAGGTGAGCTATGGGCGACAACGACAGGTCCCATGGGGCATCTCGGAGTCGGCGTACGACGTGCGCGATCGCGCCGACAACTACCAGTACAAGGCGTTCGGCGTGCCCGGACTCGGATTCAAGCGCGGCCTGGCCGACGACCTCGTGATCGCGCCGTATGCGACGGCGCTCGCACTGACAGTCAGCCCACAGGCCGCGCTGCGCAACTTCATCCGGCTGACCGCAGCAGGTGCCGAAGGCAGGTTCGGATACTACGAAGCCGTGGACTACACCCCGCGCAAGAGCCCGGACACCATCGACGGCGTTCGACGCGCCGGTGCACCGGAAGGCGTCGTGGTCCGGACGTTCATGGCGCACCACCAGGGCATGTCGCTGCTGGCGGCCACCAACCTCCTGCGCGACAACGTGATGGTCGCGCGCTTCCACGCCGACTCGCACGTGCGAGCGACCGAGCTCCTGCTGCAGGAACGTGTCCCCGCCGCAGCGGCGGCCGCGCCACCGCGTCCGGCGGAGTTGACGCGTGCGCCGTGGACGCCGCCGAGCATCCCGTTGCGCCGGTTCAGGACGGCGCACACCGTCGACCCGCACGCGCAGTACCTGTCCAACGGCACGTGGGTGACGGTGGTGACCAACGCGGGCGGCGGATCGAGCCGCTGGCGCGACATGGCCATCACTCGCTCGCGGGAGGACAGGACGATGGACGTCGGCGGGCAATGCCTTTACCTGCGCGACGTCCGTTCCGGCCTGCTGTGGTCGCCGACGTGGTTCCCGACCATGCGCGAGCCGGAGGAGTGCCTCATCACGTTCGCGGCCGACAAGGCCGTGTTCCGCCGTACGGACGACGATATCGAGTCGAGGCTCGACGTGGTCGTCTCGGCCGGGGACGATGTGGAAGTGCGCAGGCTGTCGCTGACCAACCACAGCGATCGTCCGCGCGAGATCGAGATCACCAGCTATG
Protein-coding regions in this window:
- a CDS encoding HigA family addiction module antidote protein; translation: MHSPPHPGDFIKTEIIEPLQLTISAAAKVLGVSRPALSMLLNGRSDLSGDMALRLEKAFGVKMDTLMRMQSAWDIAQTRKRETSIKVRRYAASA
- a CDS encoding type II toxin-antitoxin system RelE/ParE family toxin — encoded protein: MKLRNFIHKAIRRLFEQDDAKGLPPDAVDKLRKMLAFLEAMGNESELRDIPVWKAHRLTGDRRGTWSLHVTRNWRLTFRIDGNEVVDVNFEDYH